In Lacerta agilis isolate rLacAgi1 chromosome 8, rLacAgi1.pri, whole genome shotgun sequence, one genomic interval encodes:
- the FAM110D gene encoding protein FAM110D: MRPLSPGEGLSPLGLLNRGPDYLRKQLEGSTGGRTPSAVERLEADKAKYVKSQQVINSRQEPVLLCYTFQSSACGRRALTLHQQGEFSQVGQDGLGPKKLPPSPQSPIARRGGGRRMLRPDSLVIYRQKRDCSAVNKENTKGYSLVRRLFQGPLRDGHGGSPSSIGMLEDGQLQVTQEETSMVWVPAEKEETRTISSVGILMRTSVGCASERSLGHQPSSQLVMDQTSSSTSPEPSDSKRELAPSYSLPLSEKERFFNYCGLDQNLVEMLGAERFKPGSWELGSSCVVLGSVGSASSEHDRLSLNEEELSAEELSEKPLTSVSVIERNARVIKWLYSCQHALSVAKESTV, encoded by the coding sequence ATGAGGCCTCTGTCTCCTGGAGAAGGACTTTCCCCTCTTGGGCTGCTCAACCGAGGGCCCGACTACCTCCGTAAGCAGCTGGAGGGGAGTACCGGGGGGCGGACCCCAAGTGCCGTGGAAAGGCTGGAGGCCGATAAAGCCAAATACGTCAAATCCCAACAAGTCATCAACAGTCGCCAAGAGCCAGTGTTGCTCTGCTACACCTTCCAGTCGTCTGCTTGTGGCAGAAGAGCCTTGACCCTCCACCAACAAGGCGAGTTCTCTCAGGTGGGCCAAGATGGCCTTGGGCCCAAGAAGCTGCCTCCTTCTCCTCAGTCGCCCATAGCACGGAGAGGGGGCGGCAGGCGCATGCTGAGGCCCGATTCACTTGTCATCTACCGGCAGAAACGGGACTGTTCGGCTGTCAACAAGGAGAACACCAAAGGCTACAGCCTAGTGAGGCGGCTGTTTCAAGGCCCATTGAGAGATGGGCATGGTGGCTCCCCTTCCTCTATAGGCATGTTGGAAGATGGACAGCTACAAGTCACGCAGGAAGAAACCTCCATGGTCTGGGTGCCGGCAgaaaaggaagaaacaagaaCCATAAGTTCAGTAGGCATTCTAATGAGGACGTCCGTGGGATGTGCTTCTGAACGCAGCCTGGGACACCAGCCTAGCTCCCAGCTGGTTATGGACCAAACCTCTTCTTCCACGAGCCCAGAACCATCAGACTCCAAGAGAGAGCTGGCACCAAgttattctctccctctctcggaGAAAGAGCGTTTTTTTAACTACTGCGGCTTGGACCAGAACCTGGTGGAGATGCTGGGAGCTGAGCGGTTCAAGCCGGGGAGCTGGGAATTGGGGTCCTCATGTGTTGTCCTGGGGAGCGTGGGGTCAGCCAGTTCTGAGCATGACCGTCTCTCACTCAATGAAGAGGAGCTGTCTGCAGAAGAGCTGAGTGAGAAGCCACTCACATCAGTCTCTGTCATTGAGCGAAATGCCCGTGTCATTAAATGGCTGTACAGCTGCCAGCATGCCCTGTCTGTGGCCAAGGAGTCCACTGTGTGA
- the C8H1orf232 gene encoding uncharacterized protein C1orf232 homolog isoform X1 — translation MTQGFWKVYKAKVLQTLGGELPEEELQDERDNPELMETTDSTLLTEEGSNPVSQLARRVQGVGVKGWRSVSSLFSREDEHKLLAPEPCPDHPLAARPEEDSPSEKKTSGLWDVFATKWQQTSALEKAASKAESGDQMSEGIVASGETAVEEASCTSLDNDLREAEGVAFKWSFLTSKLAEIKNKSASKSN, via the exons ATGACTCAGGGATTCTGGAAGGTCTACAAGGCCAAAGTTTTACAGACCCTTGGCGGAGAGCTGCCGGAAGAGGAACTCCAGGATGAG AGAGATAACCCTGAACTGATGGAAACCACAGACTCAACCCTGCTGACAGAGGAGGGGTCAAATCCTGTTTCTCAGCTGGCACGGCGG GTCCAGGGAGTTGGAGTCAAAGGCTGGAGAAGTGTCTCATCTTTGTTCAGCCGGGAAGATGAACATAAGTTGCTGGCTCCTGAGCCTTGTCCCGACCA CCCACTGGCAGCCAGGCCAGAAGAGGACTCCCCTTCTGAAAAGAAGACATCTGGCCTTTGGGATGTCTTTGCCACAAAGTGGCAGCAAACctcagctctggaaaaggcagctTCGAAGGCTGAGAGTGGAGACCAGATGTCTGAGGGCATTGTGGCATCTGGAGAAACGGCAGTTGAGGAAGCCAGCTGCACCAGCCTGGACAACGACCTCCGAGAAGCTGAAGGGGTGGCCTTCAAGTGGAGCTTCCTGACCAGCAAGCTGGCCGAGATAAAGAACAAAAGTGCCTCTAAGAGCAACTAG
- the C8H1orf232 gene encoding uncharacterized protein C1orf232 homolog isoform X2, translated as MTQGFWKVYKAKVLQTLGGELPEEELQDEVQGVGVKGWRSVSSLFSREDEHKLLAPEPCPDHPLAARPEEDSPSEKKTSGLWDVFATKWQQTSALEKAASKAESGDQMSEGIVASGETAVEEASCTSLDNDLREAEGVAFKWSFLTSKLAEIKNKSASKSN; from the exons ATGACTCAGGGATTCTGGAAGGTCTACAAGGCCAAAGTTTTACAGACCCTTGGCGGAGAGCTGCCGGAAGAGGAACTCCAGGATGAG GTCCAGGGAGTTGGAGTCAAAGGCTGGAGAAGTGTCTCATCTTTGTTCAGCCGGGAAGATGAACATAAGTTGCTGGCTCCTGAGCCTTGTCCCGACCA CCCACTGGCAGCCAGGCCAGAAGAGGACTCCCCTTCTGAAAAGAAGACATCTGGCCTTTGGGATGTCTTTGCCACAAAGTGGCAGCAAACctcagctctggaaaaggcagctTCGAAGGCTGAGAGTGGAGACCAGATGTCTGAGGGCATTGTGGCATCTGGAGAAACGGCAGTTGAGGAAGCCAGCTGCACCAGCCTGGACAACGACCTCCGAGAAGCTGAAGGGGTGGCCTTCAAGTGGAGCTTCCTGACCAGCAAGCTGGCCGAGATAAAGAACAAAAGTGCCTCTAAGAGCAACTAG